A region of the Mus caroli chromosome 7, CAROLI_EIJ_v1.1, whole genome shotgun sequence genome:
TCAGTCGTGCCATGCTCTGTCTCACCTCTCCACCCCGCCCCCGTCCAACCGTTTCCAAGGGAGGGGTCTCCCAACATGAAATGCTGCTATCTACTGGAACTGTGGGAATCTTGCAGTTTGGGTTATATACAAAGAAGCCCCCAGCAGGATTGGTATTATATCCAAGTGACCCTCACTCATGACCCTTAAGTTCAAACAGAATGGAATGTTTTTGAAAGTGTATTCAAAACCCCTACCCTCAGTGGATTTTAGGACCAAGTGGCTTCAAGTGGAAAACCCTTCGGACACAAGGTCTCTTAGGCAGTCTGCTGGGAAGAAACATGCTACTTGGCTTTGGTAGCTTTGGTTGTAGGAGGACCACAGTGGGCGTCCTGGCATGGTTATTTTCCTGCTCTGGATGTTTTCTGAGCTATGACATCATTGGGAcctgctctgggcaggtggttaGCACCTGACATTTCTCACACTGCAGTCCAAGTGAATGCTCTCTTCATCAAATATAAGTCCAGAGGGAAGTGGGTTACTCCCTCTGCTTCCATGGGAGGCTCAAGGTCTTTGGGGGCTTTAGTGGCAGAATCAGACGGACCCACCCAAGGATGGCCTCTTCTTGGTGGTCAGCATTGTTCATGTCCTCGTGTCAGGGTGGGCAAGCAGACAGGCATGCCTGCTTGGGCAGCTCTGGAGAGTCAAGGGCAGCCTGCCTCTCTGGTAGTAGAGCTGTTAGTTCCTGCCAGAGTGGAAGACTGGGAAACTGGGATGGGCAAGAGAGTAAACTACATCCACAAATTGCAAGAGGCTTTGTGGGCCCAGAATGGCCAGACTCTTCTCTGGGCTGGGGAATCATAGTTAGCAAAATGAAGTTACCCCCTGGGCAGGAGGCCATTAGGGTGGGCCCTAGGGGCCTTAAGACAGACTAGGAGCTAGACCTGGGATGGAGCTTAGCCTGGTCTAAGGCCGAAGCAGTTCTAGGGCACCAAGGGTGCCGCCCAGAAGCAGACAAATACGTGGGCTGTGCACGGACCCTGAGCCGGAAGTCCAGGCCCAGTAGCTGTAGACTCCTCGGTCGGTCCCGTTGCCTCCCATTGCCCCATTCTCATCGTCCTCCAGGCCTAGCTCTCCAGGCCCCGAGGTCCTCCTCCAGCCAGAGCCGGTGGCAAGGCCCGCAGCCACACCCGCTGCAGcccctgctgctgcccctgcAGCCGCCACGCGCAGAGAGGAGCCGTAGCGGGGCGCCGGCCTTACGCGTACTCTTGATGTCCCGCGTGCACCTCCGCGCGCCCCCCGGGCACTGCCTCGAGCGCCTCCGCGGCCGCCCTTGGCCGAACAGCTGTCACAGAGGAAGGCGGCGGCCAGCAGCAGAGCCCAGCACGTGGCAGCAGTCCAGTTCATCCTATTGGGCAGAATCTGCGAGAAGAGGGTGGAAGGGGCTTCAGCTTCTGTGCAGGGGTGGAGCGTGGTTTAGGACCAGGGCAAGAGGGTATCAGGGCCTGGGAATAGGCTCATCTGGACCTGGGGACACCTACTTCAGCCTCTGGTTTTGTGATAATCCGATAGAGGGCTCCCAGCATCTTGGAGGACAGTGGGCTCAGGGTTGGGAAGGGGTTCTTTAAACTCCAGCACCAGGACTTTGTTTTTGGGTTCCTGCTGTATAACCAGGTGGAGATGGGGTGGTGGGGA
Encoded here:
- the Sprn gene encoding shadow of prion protein produces the protein MNWTAATCWALLLAAAFLCDSCSAKGGRGGARGSARGARGGARGTSRVRVRPAPRYGSSLRVAAAGAAAGAAAGVAAGLATGSGWRRTSGPGELGLEDDENGAMGGNGTDRGVYSYWAWTSGSGSVHSPRICLLLGGTLGALELLRP